From Candidatus Eisenbacteria bacterium:
GTGATGGCAGAGAGAGCAAGCGTGAGCGGCTTCCTGCGGTTGTGCGGCATCCTCAGAAAACTCGATCCCGCGATTCTCTACGTTCTCGATCACAGGAACGCGGTCGTGGCAGGAACTCTTGCTTCGATTCTTCTTGGAGTCAAGGGACGTCTGGTTGCCGTTCACTCCACCAGGCTCTGGGGCGGCAGGAAGAGTCTGCAGTTCCCGATTCCTCTCCTTCTTCCCTTCGTTGAAAAGGTAATCGCAGTATCGGATTCGCAGCGCGAATACCTTTCCAGCGAAGAAGGGATACCACTCACGAGAATGAAGGTGGTAAGAAATGGAATCGACCTCTCCGCCTTTCGAAACGGGGACAGCTCGGATTCAATGAGGACTGAATTGAATATCCCGAAAGGGGTGCCGATTGTAGGTTGCGTGGCAGGCCTGAGGCCCGAGAAAGGCCATTTCATCCTTTTCTCTGCGGCAAAAGAGCTGCTTTCAACTTTCGGAGATTGCATCTTCCTCCTCGTTGGGAGCGGAACGATGAGTGAAGAGCTGAAATCAGAAGCTCAGCGGCTCGGAATTGCATCAAATGTGATATTTGCCGGAAGGAGAGAGAATGTCCCGGAGCTCCTCCGGCTCATGGATGTTTTTGTTCTGCCTTCGCTGCCGGTCGTTGAGACTGCTCCGCTTTCGGTCATGGAGGCAATGGCATGCGGAAGGGCAGTGGTGGCTACCGATGTGGGAAGCCTGAGAGAGATCGTGGAGGATGGAGCAACCGGCCTGCTTGTTCCGCCGGGAGACAGTCATTCGCTGGCTTTAGCCTTGAAATCACTTCTGGCAGATTCTGCAAAGAGGAAGGAAATGGGGAGAATGGGGAAGGAGAGGGCTGCGAAGGAATTCGATTTCGCGAGAGTGGTCGATGAAACTGAATGCCTTTTTGAAGAAATCCTGAGTGGGTGAAAATGAAGCCGGTCTCAATTGTTATTGCTGTCACGTATGGATGTAATTCAAGATGTCTGACGTGCGACATCTGGCAGATGGAAAGAGGGCAGGAGCTGGACCCGGGTTCGTACGAGAGACTTCCGGCTTCGCTGCGCTATATCAACATAAGCGGCGGCGAGCCGTTCATGAGGGAAGACCTGTTTGATGTTGTGTCGGTCATAAAGAGAAGATGTCCTGAATCACATATCATAATCTCGACCAACGGGCTTCTTCCCGACAGGGTGGAGCGCATGATGAAGAAGATGACGTGGGTCGGCGTCCGGGTGTCGTTGGATGCCGTCGGCTCTGAAGACGACAGGGTGCGCGGGATTCCCGGCTCATTCGAGAAGGCCATGCAAACTATCGATGTTCTCCGGGGGATTGGAGTTGAAGACCTGGGCGTCTCGGCGACGATCAGCCGTCACAATCCCGGCGGAGCTCTTGCCGTGAAAAAATATGCCGAAAGGGAAAATCTCGAATTCTCTTCTGTGGTCGCGCACAGCGGGCCGCTTTATTTCGGCGATAAAAGGGGATCTTCTCCCGATCCGGAGGTCGCGGAGCGGGAGCTTCTTGAAATAAGAAACAACGAGCTCTCATCAATGAACGTGA
This genomic window contains:
- a CDS encoding radical SAM protein, with amino-acid sequence MKPVSIVIAVTYGCNSRCLTCDIWQMERGQELDPGSYERLPASLRYINISGGEPFMREDLFDVVSVIKRRCPESHIIISTNGLLPDRVERMMKKMTWVGVRVSLDAVGSEDDRVRGIPGSFEKAMQTIDVLRGIGVEDLGVSATISRHNPGGALAVKKYAERENLEFSSVVAHSGPLYFGDKRGSSPDPEVAERELLEIRNNELSSMNVKAWFRAYYTDGLIDYAKGLPRRIRCYGGRIAIYLTPGGDVYPCNILPDRMGNILEDSYETIASHSKAIFEKVDSCPVQCWMSCTVAPVMRLNPFKPLLWALRTKFFGRNGYEAWRESQAPEENHVHTGG
- a CDS encoding glycosyltransferase, which encodes MQVLDGKAKPSVVFLASTLPTGGAEKMFVGIAEGLKTKGFQVRVVCLKEAGELGSMVMQSGVELIEGVMAERASVSGFLRLCGILRKLDPAILYVLDHRNAVVAGTLASILLGVKGRLVAVHSTRLWGGRKSLQFPIPLLLPFVEKVIAVSDSQREYLSSEEGIPLTRMKVVRNGIDLSAFRNGDSSDSMRTELNIPKGVPIVGCVAGLRPEKGHFILFSAAKELLSTFGDCIFLLVGSGTMSEELKSEAQRLGIASNVIFAGRRENVPELLRLMDVFVLPSLPVVETAPLSVMEAMACGRAVVATDVGSLREIVEDGATGLLVPPGDSHSLALALKSLLADSAKRKEMGRMGKERAAKEFDFARVVDETECLFEEILSG